In Helianthus annuus cultivar XRQ/B chromosome 9, HanXRQr2.0-SUNRISE, whole genome shotgun sequence, the following are encoded in one genomic region:
- the LOC110876213 gene encoding uncharacterized protein LOC110876213, producing MVKKSNGSWRMCVDYKDLNKACPRDCYALPDIDEKIDSLATFRWKCFLDCYKGYHQVQMAVQDEDKTAFRTPTGLYCYTKMPFGLKNAGATYQRLMNETFSDAIGKYIEVYMDDLVIMSKEESAMLANIQKTFNTLRSVSIKLNPAKCSFGMEKGKFLGFIVTKDGFKVNPEKVQAIERMPSPANIKDMQKLAGRLAALNRFLANHAAKSFPFIKTLRNCMKKSQFQWTPEAEGAFREMKDCLIKLPTLTAPNKGEPLVLYLSASDKAVGAVLLVDRQGVQTPVYYVSRTLTDPETRYAIMEKLVLALIHASRRLRRYFANHVIHVLTNYNIGNILARPEVSGRLAKWAIELEGHNVVFRPRPSIKGQVLADFMTEVPDDKDRECKAMEKAEKKQTEEPWLLYTDGASNEDGAGAGLRLVSPDKHEFTYAIHLDFKSTNNEAEYEAFLAGLRLAIKMGVRHIEAHVDSMLVAGQINGQYEAKGDIMALYLNQAKTLLQTFYSYKVHHINRSENKPADALSKLASTSFQHLAKDVRIEVLSNPSVPLREVSVIQTGTTSWMTPIIMYLQSGILPENKAEARKIQYKSEHYQMADGILYRKSYLGPLLRCVDADDANYLIREVHEGICGIHAGPRMVVAKVMNAGYYWPGMHLDAVKELRKCSGCQRHAPKTMRPKNELVPVTTAWPFQQWGIDMVGPFPEAPGAVKFIIVAVDYFTKWVEAKALASTTSAVVKRFIWEQIICRFGLPLRIITDNGTNFAADDLERWFNELHIEHTFSSVAHPQGNGQVEAVNKSIVDGIKARLVEKRRGWVDELPSILWAHRTMPKTSNGETPFSLVYGSEAVIPTEIGLPSPRMLSMNLINNDEERRIDLDLLEERREMAAINEAKYKSKLEKYYNSRVRICSFNPGDYVLRDNEASNAEKPGKLAPKWEGPYIVDAVLGKGAYKLRTINDKEVPRTWNAQQLRKCYM from the coding sequence ATGGTAAAGAAATCAAATGGCAGctggagaatgtgtgtcgactataaagatctgaacaaggcatgtccccGTGACTGCTACGCTTTACCAGACATAGACGAGAAAATCGATTCTTTGGCAACATTCCGGTGGAAATGTTTtctggattgctacaaagggtaccatcaagttCAAATGGCCGTTCAAGACGAAGATAAAACCGCATTTCGCACTCCAACAGGGTTGTATTGCTACACCAAGATGCCGTTCGGCTTAAAAAATGCAGGCGCAACATACCAAAGGCTGATGAACGAAACATTCAGTGACGCCATCGGCAAGTACATAGAAGTGTACATGGATGATCTGGTAATCATGAGCAAAGAGGAGAGCGCGATGCTGGCAAATATCCAGAAGACATTCAACACGCTACGAAGCGTAAGTATCAAGCTGAACCCAGCGAAGTGCTCATTCGGAATGGAAAAGGGGAAGTTCttgggcttcatagtcacaaaAGATGGTTTTAAGGTAAATCCAGAGAAGGTCCAAGCCATAGAAAGGATGCCTTCACCAGCAAACATCAAAGACATGCAGAAACTAGCAGGACGATTAGCAGCACTCAATCGTTTTCTAGCCAACCACGCCGCAAAATCCTTCCCATTCATCAAAACCTTGCGCAACTGCATGAAGAAAAGCCAGTTTCagtggactccggaagcagaaggtgcgttccgcgagatgaaagattgCCTCATAAAACTGCCAACATTAACCGCACCAAACAAGGGAGAACCTTTGGTACTTTACCTGTCAGCTTCAGACAAGGCAGTCGGGGCTGTACTACTCGTCGATCGTCAAGGTGTTCAAACACCAGTATACTATGTGTCGCGAACCTTGACCGATCCAGAGACCCGGTATGCAATCATGGAGAAGCTAGTCCTTGCACTGATCCACGCTTCAAGGCGCCTGCGCAGGTATTTTGCCAACCACGTTATCCACGTGCTAACAAACTACAACATTGGAAATATCCTTGCAAGGCCAGAAGTATCAGGAAGGTTAGCCAAGTGGGCAATAGAACTGGAAGGTCATAACGTGGTTTTCAGACCAAGACCATCAATCAAAGGCCAGGTCTTAGCAGATTTTATGACGGAAGTCCCAGATGACAAGGACAGAGAATGTAAGGCGATGGAGAAAGCCGAGAAAAAGCAAACAGAAGAGCCATGGCTGTTGTACACAGATGGTGCATCTAACGAAGACGGAGCAGGCGCAGGGCTAAGGTTAGTCAGCCCAGACAAACACGAGTTCACATACGCCATACACCTGGACTTCAAGAGCACAAACAACGAAGCTGAGTACGAAGCTTTCCTGGCTGGCCTGCGATTGGCGATCAAAATGGGGGTCCGACACATCGAAGCGCATGTGGACTCCATGTTAGTAGCAGGCCAAATCAACGGCCAATATGAAGCAAAGGGCGATATAATGGCACTCTATCTCAACCAAGCGAAAACATTGCTACAAACCTTCTATTCctacaaggtgcaccacataaatcgaagcgaaaacaagccgGCTGATGCTTTAAGCAAGCTGGCATCAACAAGTTTCCAGCACCTAGCAAAAGATGTGCGCATAGAGGTCTTGAGCAATCCATCCGTTCCACTGAGAGAAGTAAGCGTCATCCAGACAGGAACAACATCCTGGATGACGCCGATAATCATGTACTTGCAGTCAGGGATACTTCCAGAGAACAAAGCTGAAGCACGAAAGATTCAATACAAATCAGAACACTATCAAATGGCAGACGGGATACTATACCGAAAATCATATCTTGGCCCACTGCTTCGATGTGTTGACGCCGACGATGCGAACTATCTAATCcgggaagtgcatgaaggaatctGTGGTATCCATGCCGGGCCTCGAATGGTAGTggcaaaagtgatgaatgccggatactactggcccgGAATGCATCTCGATGCTGTGAAAGAATTGAGAAAGTGCAGTGGCTGTCAGAGGCACGCGCCAAAGACCATGCGTCCCAAGAATGAACTAGTGCCCGTAACaaccgcatggccttttcaacaatggggcatagacatggtaggCCCTTTCCCAGAAGCTCCGGGGGCAgtcaagttcataatagtcgcggttgattacttcaccaagtgggtagaagCAAAGGCACTCGCATCAACCACATCGGCAGTCGTCAAACgattcatatgggaacaaatcatatgccggTTCGGCCTACCTCTCCGAATCATCACCGATAATGGAACTAACTTTGCAGCAGACGacctcgaacgatggttcaaTGAACTCCACATCGAGCATACCTTCTCTTCGGTTGcgcacccgcaagggaatggtcaagtAGAAGCAGTCAACAAAAGCATCGTCGATGGCATAAAGGCAAGGCTCGTTGAGAAACGACGAGGGTGGGTCGACGAACTACCCAGCATACTAtgggcccatagaacaatgccaaaaacaagcaatggtgAAACGCCTTTCAGCTTGGTCTATGGGTctgaagcagtgatcccaacagaaatcgGGCTGCCATCTCcgagaatgctctccatgaatctAATCAACAACGATGAAGAACGGAGGATcgacctggacctcctagaagaacggagGGAGATGGCAGCAATCAACGAAGCCAAGTACAAGTCGAAGctggaaaagtattacaactCCAGAGTCCGAATCTGCAGCTTCAATCCGGGAGATTATGTCCTAAGAGACAACGAAGCGTCCAACGCAGAAAAGCCCGGaaaactggctcccaaatgggaaggcccatacataGTCGATGCAGTACTCGGCAAAGGAGCCTACAAACTACGCACCATCAAtgacaaagaggttccacgaacctggaatgccCAGCAACTCCGAAAGTGCTACATGTAA